The genomic region GCGTGGTCCGGAATGGGTGCGTGACGAGCCTTGGAAGGCGCGCCGCGGGTGTTTCGGCCCGGGGACCGAGTGGTCGGACGGCGGATGGCGTCACCGGAGGGCGGCAAGCCGCACAACGCCTCCCGCTTCTGCCGAGAAGCCATCCTGACCTGGCCTTTCACCCTCTCCCGGCCTACGGTTGGCGGACGTGAAAGGGGGCCGGATGGACCGGAACATACGCACTGTCGACGACGTACTCGCGCTGCTTGACGGGCTGTTCGTGGCCGAGGTCGATCGCTGGACGGGGCGGGGCGCCGGTTGGTGGGACGGGTTCTACGCCGACCGTTCCCGGCCGGTGCCGTTCTTCGTGGCGAAGCCGGACGAGAGCTTGGTGTCCTGGGTGGACGGTGGGCTCGTCGGCGCCGGGCGGGTGCTCGACCTGGGGTGTGGGCCGGGACGCAATGCGCTGTACCTGGCGGAGCGGGGGTTCGAGGTGGACGCCGTCGACCTGGCTCCGGCGGCCGTCGACTGGGCCCGGGAACGGGCCCGTGAGGCGGGGACGGACGGCGTACGGTTCCACTGCGGGGACGCGTTCGCGCTCGCACGCACAGAACTCACCGGGCCGTACGACCTCGTCTACGACTCCGGCTGCTTCCACCATCTGCCTCCGCACCGGCGGATCAGCTATGTGGCCCTGCTGGACGACGTCCTGGCTCCCGGGGGCCTGTTCGGCCTGACGTGTTTCGCCGCCGGTGCCGGCGGGATGGGGTCGGAGCTGTCCGACACCGACTTCTACCGTGAGGCGAACGGCCTCGGGGGTGGGCTCGCGTACACGCCCGAGTCGTTGCGGGAGATCTTCTCGGGCCTGACCGAAGTTGAACTGCGGCGGATGCGGGAGGAGCCGGAGGAGTC from Streptomyces chartreusis NRRL 3882 harbors:
- a CDS encoding class I SAM-dependent methyltransferase, producing the protein MDRNIRTVDDVLALLDGLFVAEVDRWTGRGAGWWDGFYADRSRPVPFFVAKPDESLVSWVDGGLVGAGRVLDLGCGPGRNALYLAERGFEVDAVDLAPAAVDWARERAREAGTDGVRFHCGDAFALARTELTGPYDLVYDSGCFHHLPPHRRISYVALLDDVLAPGGLFGLTCFAAGAGGMGSELSDTDFYREANGLGGGLAYTPESLREIFSGLTEVELRRMREEPEESGCFGEGFLWTALFRRG